A window from Triticum aestivum cultivar Chinese Spring chromosome 6D, IWGSC CS RefSeq v2.1, whole genome shotgun sequence encodes these proteins:
- the LOC123143531 gene encoding probable sodium/metabolite cotransporter BASS3, chloroplastic, translating into MSVAVAAASSYLPSRYALGHANSHRPLRPLRFISSPPQPCASPASLLRRRRAAAPTTFCSAPSLGRVGWPRREGSAWLLSFSAEADASPSDAEGAVDPSEAVSALLPLVVVATAVAALGNPATFSWVSKELYAPALGGIMLSIGIKLSFDDFALAFKRPVPLSIGYMAQYMLKPLLGVLIARVFRMPSAFFAGFMLTCCVSGAQLSSYASFLGKGDVALSILLTTYSTISSVIVTPILTGLLIGSVVPVNGIAMAKSILQVVLLPVTLGLLLNTYAKPVVNVIQPVMPFVAMVCTSLCIGSPLAINRTMLLSSQGFMLLLPIVTFHIAAFVVGYWVSKLPQLRQEEPVCRTISVCTGMQSSTLAGLLATQFLGISQAVPAACSVVVMAIFGLTLASYWGSGMRIRDIPSRFFPQASADARS; encoded by the exons ATGTCGGTCGCCGTGGCGGCCGCCTCCTCCTACCTCCCCTCTCGCTACGCACTGGGCCACGCCAACTCGCACCGCCCTCTCCGCCCCCTGCGCTTCATCTCTTCCCCGCCGCAGCCGTGCGCCTCCCCAGCGtcgctcctccggcggcggcgggcggcggcgcccaCCACCTTCTGCTCCGCGCCGTCGCTCGGCCGCGTCGGCTGGCCGCGCCGCGAGGGGAGCGCCTGGCTGCTCTCCTTCAGCGCCGAGGCCGATGCCTCCCCGTCGGACGCGGAGGGGGCCGTGGACCCCTCCGAGGCGGTCTCCGCGCTGCTCCCGCTCGTCGTCGTCGCCACGGCCGTCGCCGCCCTCGGCAACCCTGCCACTTTCTCCTG GGTCTCCAAGGAGCTGTACGCACCTGCACTCGGAGGCATCATGCTCTCCATTGGCATCAAACTATCCTTCGACGACTTCGCTCTGGCCTTCAAGAG GCCAGTGCCGCTGTCGATTGGATACATGGCACAGTACATGCTCAAGCCTCTGCTGGGAGTGCTGATCGCAAGGGTGTTCCGGATGCCATCGGCCTTCTTCGCGGGTTTCATGCTTACATGCTGCGTCTCGGGCGCGCAGCTTTCGAGCTATGCCAGCTTCCTGGGGAAAGGAGATGTTGCGTTGAGTATTCTGCTCACAACCTACTCCACCATATCTTCGGTGATTGTGACACCTATCCTCACTGGTTTGTTGATTGGTTCAGTGGTTCCGGTTAATGGAATTGCAATGGCGAAATCGATTCTCCAG GTGGTTCTTCTGCCTGTGACACTAGGTCTCCTTCTGAATACCTATGCAAAACCAGTGGTTAATGTCATACAACCAGTGATGCCATTTGTTGCTATGGTGTGCACATCACTCTGTATTGGGAGCCCTCTTGCTATAAATAGGACCATGCTCCTCTCATCACAGGGATTCATGTTACTTCTCCCCATAGTGACTTTCCACATTGCGGCCTTTGTTGTGGGTTACTGGGTTTCCAAGTTGCCTCAGTTGAG GCAAGAAGAGCCTGTTTGTAGGACTATTTCAGTGTGTACTGGAATGCAGAGCTCCACCCTAGCTGGACTTCTTGCTACGCAATTTCTTGGAATCAGCCAGGCAGTTCCTGCAGCATGTTCTGTTGTTGTCATGGCAATATTTGGTTTGACTCTTGCATCGTACTGGGGAAGTGGCATGCGAATAAGAGACATTCCTTCGAGATTCTTCCCACAAGCTTCCGCTGATGCAAGATCGTGA